A genomic window from Massilia sp. METH4 includes:
- a CDS encoding urease accessory protein UreF, whose amino-acid sequence MAAAQLLHLLQFASPQLPIGAYSYSQGLEAALEQGLVKDAAGAHAWIARQLHEVVARWEAPLCWRLMQAFTQRDAQRVAELTEQAIASRDTAEFRAETVQMGYSLARLIEELGIADEGALAMLKDAGEVPLVSAYACAVAALGIPHEEALLALLFSWVENQVLVCVKSVPLGQVAGQRLLLSLRPEIEAAALCAQSLAEHELSNWTPGLSLLSMRHEVQYSRVYRS is encoded by the coding sequence ATCGCCGCCGCCCAGCTGTTGCACCTGCTGCAGTTCGCCAGCCCGCAACTGCCGATCGGTGCCTATAGCTACTCGCAGGGGCTGGAGGCGGCGCTGGAGCAGGGGCTCGTCAAGGATGCGGCCGGGGCGCATGCGTGGATCGCCCGGCAGTTGCACGAGGTCGTGGCGCGCTGGGAAGCGCCGCTGTGCTGGCGCCTGATGCAGGCGTTCACGCAGCGCGACGCGCAGCGCGTGGCCGAGCTGACGGAACAGGCCATCGCTTCGCGCGACACGGCGGAATTTCGCGCCGAGACCGTGCAGATGGGCTATTCGCTGGCGCGGCTGATCGAGGAGCTGGGCATTGCCGACGAAGGCGCGCTGGCCATGCTGAAGGATGCCGGCGAGGTGCCCCTGGTGTCGGCATACGCGTGCGCCGTGGCCGCGCTGGGCATCCCGCACGAGGAAGCCTTGCTGGCGCTGTTGTTCTCGTGGGTCGAGAACCAGGTGCTGGTGTGCGTGAAGTCGGTGCCGCTGGGGCAGGTGGCCGGGCAAAGGCTGCTGCTGTCGCTGCGGCCCGAGATCGAGGCGGCGGCGCTGTGCGCGCAATCGCTGGCCGAACATGAATTGTCGAACTGGACGCCGGGGCTGTCGCTGCTGTCGATGCGCCACGAAGTGCAGTACAGCCGGGTTTATCGTTCCTGA
- a CDS encoding SDR family oxidoreductase has product MSNSENKAQDVGNLQREIQQQQDQKDSAKAQQGNQQKEEQAVQAGTHEFPSTPLPDQHLDKPGIEAEMELKPQFLAPGYKGSGKLEGMSAIVTGGDSGIGRAVAVLYAREGADVALIYLPDEQQDAEETRRHIEAEGRRALLLPGDVREPEFCKRAVEETVKTFGKLDILVNNAAFQEHADSLEDITEERLDLTMKTNIYGYFYMAKAALPHLKKGSAIINSGSVVGLRGSAKLLDYSATKGAIHAFTMSLASSLVEKGIRVNAVAPGPVWTPLNPADQTPDKIKEFGASTDMKRPAQPEELSPAYVFLASPACASYITGIVLPVTGSVG; this is encoded by the coding sequence ATGTCCAATTCCGAAAACAAGGCACAAGACGTAGGCAACCTGCAGCGTGAGATCCAGCAGCAGCAGGACCAGAAAGACTCGGCGAAGGCCCAGCAGGGCAACCAGCAGAAGGAAGAGCAGGCGGTGCAGGCCGGCACCCACGAGTTCCCGTCGACCCCGCTGCCCGACCAGCACCTGGACAAGCCCGGCATCGAAGCCGAGATGGAACTGAAACCGCAATTCCTCGCCCCCGGCTATAAAGGCAGCGGCAAGCTCGAAGGCATGTCGGCCATCGTGACGGGCGGCGACTCGGGGATCGGCCGCGCGGTGGCCGTGCTGTATGCGCGGGAAGGCGCCGACGTGGCGCTGATCTACCTGCCCGACGAGCAGCAGGATGCCGAGGAAACGCGACGCCATATCGAGGCGGAAGGCCGCCGCGCCCTGCTGCTGCCCGGCGATGTGCGCGAGCCGGAATTCTGCAAGCGCGCCGTCGAGGAAACCGTCAAGACTTTCGGCAAGCTCGATATCCTCGTCAACAACGCGGCCTTCCAGGAACACGCCGATTCGCTGGAGGACATCACCGAGGAGCGCCTCGACCTGACGATGAAGACGAATATCTACGGCTACTTCTACATGGCCAAGGCGGCGCTGCCGCACCTGAAGAAAGGGTCGGCCATCATCAACTCCGGCTCGGTCGTCGGCCTGCGCGGCTCGGCCAAGTTGCTCGACTACTCGGCCACCAAGGGCGCGATCCACGCGTTCACGATGTCGCTGGCCTCGAGCCTCGTCGAGAAAGGCATCCGCGTCAACGCCGTGGCCCCCGGCCCCGTGTGGACGCCGCTGAACCCGGCCGACCAGACACCGGACAAGATCAAGGAGTTCGGCGCCAGCACCGACATGAAGCGCCCCGCCCAGCCCGAGGAGCTCTCGCCCGCCTATGTGTTCCTGGCCTCCCCCGCGTGCGCCAGCTACATCACGGGCATCGTGCTGCCGGTGACCGGCAGCGTGGGCTAG
- the ureC gene encoding urease subunit alpha: MATISRRAYAEMYGPTTGDRIRLADTELFIEIEKDYAIYGEEVKFGGGKVIRDGMGQSQRVHADVMDTVITNAVIVDHWGIVKADIGLKDGRIAGIGKAGNPDIQPGVTMAIGGATEIIAGEGMIVTAGGIDSHIHFICPQQIEEALMSGVTTMLGGGTGPAVGTAATTCTPGPWHIHSMLQAADAFPMNLGFLGKGNVSLPRPLEEQVEAGAIGMKLHEDWGSTPAAIDNCLSVAERMDVQVALHSDTLNEGGFLEETLAAFKDRTIHTFHTEGAGGGHAPDIIAAVGESNVLPSSTNPTRPYTVNTLDEHLDMLMVCHHLDPAIAEDVAFAESRIRRETIAAEDILHDIGAISMMSSDSQAMGRVGEVVLRTWQTAHKMKVQRGALPEDSARNDNFRVKRYIAKYTINPAITHGISHVVGSLEAGKIADIVLWKPAFFGVKPSMILKGGMIAAAQMGDPNASIPTPQPVHYRMMFGAFGGGLKKSFTFVSQAAFDAGIGERLGLAKPVIAVKNTRNIRKRDMIHNGLAPVMEVDPETYEVRADGRLLVCEPAAVLPMAQRYFLF; the protein is encoded by the coding sequence ATGGCAACCATTTCCCGCCGCGCCTACGCGGAGATGTACGGGCCCACCACGGGTGACCGCATCCGCCTCGCGGACACGGAGCTGTTCATCGAGATCGAGAAGGACTACGCCATCTACGGCGAGGAAGTGAAATTCGGCGGCGGCAAGGTGATCCGCGACGGCATGGGCCAGTCGCAGCGCGTGCATGCCGACGTGATGGACACGGTGATTACCAATGCCGTGATCGTCGACCATTGGGGCATCGTGAAGGCCGACATCGGCCTGAAGGATGGCCGGATCGCCGGCATCGGCAAGGCCGGCAACCCGGATATCCAGCCGGGTGTGACGATGGCGATCGGCGGCGCCACCGAAATCATCGCCGGCGAGGGCATGATCGTGACGGCGGGCGGCATCGACAGCCACATCCACTTCATCTGCCCGCAGCAGATCGAGGAAGCGCTCATGAGCGGCGTAACGACGATGCTGGGCGGCGGCACCGGCCCGGCCGTCGGCACGGCGGCGACGACCTGCACGCCGGGTCCCTGGCACATCCATTCGATGCTGCAGGCGGCCGACGCGTTCCCGATGAACCTGGGTTTTCTCGGCAAGGGCAATGTCTCGCTGCCCCGCCCCCTCGAGGAGCAGGTGGAGGCGGGCGCCATCGGCATGAAGCTGCACGAGGACTGGGGCAGCACGCCGGCGGCGATCGACAATTGCCTGTCCGTGGCCGAGCGGATGGACGTGCAGGTGGCCCTGCACAGCGACACGCTGAACGAGGGCGGCTTCCTCGAAGAGACGCTGGCCGCGTTCAAGGACCGCACCATCCACACCTTCCATACCGAAGGTGCCGGCGGCGGCCATGCGCCGGACATCATTGCCGCCGTGGGCGAATCGAACGTGCTGCCGTCGTCGACCAATCCCACGCGGCCCTACACGGTCAATACGCTGGATGAGCACCTCGACATGCTGATGGTGTGCCACCACCTCGATCCGGCCATCGCCGAGGACGTGGCGTTCGCCGAATCGCGCATCCGGCGCGAGACGATCGCCGCCGAGGATATCCTGCACGATATCGGAGCGATATCGATGATGTCGTCCGACTCGCAGGCCATGGGCCGGGTGGGCGAGGTGGTGCTGCGCACCTGGCAGACGGCGCACAAGATGAAGGTGCAGCGCGGCGCGCTCCCCGAGGATTCGGCGCGCAACGACAACTTCCGCGTCAAGCGCTACATCGCCAAGTACACGATCAATCCGGCCATCACGCACGGCATCTCGCACGTCGTCGGCTCGCTGGAAGCCGGCAAGATCGCCGACATCGTGCTGTGGAAGCCGGCCTTCTTCGGCGTGAAGCCGTCGATGATCCTGAAGGGCGGCATGATCGCGGCGGCGCAGATGGGCGATCCGAACGCCTCGATTCCCACGCCGCAGCCCGTGCACTACCGCATGATGTTCGGCGCCTTTGGCGGCGGCCTGAAGAAGTCGTTCACCTTCGTATCGCAAGCGGCCTTCGATGCCGGCATCGGCGAGCGGCTCGGCCTCGCCAAGCCGGTGATCGCCGTGAAGAACACCCGCAATATCCGCAAGCGCGACATGATCCACAACGGCCTGGCGCCGGTGATGGAAGTCGATCCCGAAACCTATGAAGTACGCGCCGACGGGCGGCTGCTGGTGTGCGAGCCCGCCGCCGTCCTCCCCATGGCGCAACGTTATTTCCTGTTCTAA
- a CDS encoding 1-acyl-sn-glycerol-3-phosphate acyltransferase codes for MNDQGINDHRLRATQLPTFGQRLSLRVLHFFGWKMLYRPLPGPRGIVVVYPHTSNWDFLVGLFGKWALDLPFRWLAKDSLFRIPVLGRWFRWLNGQPVDRTAPQGMIRAQAERMLAADWYWLAITPEGTRGYRPNWKSGFYHLALEAKVPLVLVYLDYPNKVLRVTDQLWMTGDPERDMAAIRAVYEGHQGKHPENAAPIVLGERRKEPR; via the coding sequence ATGAACGACCAGGGAATCAACGACCACCGGCTGCGGGCAACCCAGCTGCCTACCTTTGGACAGCGGCTGTCCTTGCGAGTTCTGCATTTCTTCGGCTGGAAGATGCTGTACCGGCCCCTGCCCGGCCCGCGCGGCATCGTGGTCGTCTATCCGCACACGTCGAACTGGGATTTCCTCGTTGGACTGTTCGGCAAGTGGGCGCTGGACTTGCCGTTCCGCTGGCTGGCCAAGGATTCGCTGTTCCGCATCCCCGTGCTCGGCCGCTGGTTCCGCTGGCTCAACGGCCAGCCGGTGGACCGCACCGCGCCGCAGGGGATGATCCGCGCCCAGGCCGAGCGCATGCTGGCCGCCGACTGGTACTGGCTCGCCATCACGCCCGAAGGCACGCGCGGCTACCGGCCGAACTGGAAGAGCGGCTTTTATCACCTGGCGCTGGAAGCAAAGGTGCCGCTGGTGCTCGTCTACCTGGACTACCCGAACAAGGTGCTGCGCGTGACGGACCAGCTATGGATGACGGGCGACCCGGAGCGCGACATGGCCGCGATCCGTGCCGTGTATGAGGGGCACCAGGGCAAGCATCCCGAGAACGCCGCGCCCATCGTGCTTGGCGAGCGGCGCAAGGAGCCGCGTTAA
- a CDS encoding urease subunit gamma has translation MDLTPREKDKLLIFTAGLLAERRLARGLKLNYPEAVALITAAIMEGARDGKSVAQLMSEGTQILTRDQVMEGIPEMIPDIQVEATFPDGSKLVTVHNPIP, from the coding sequence ATGGACCTGACTCCCCGCGAAAAAGACAAGCTGCTGATTTTTACGGCCGGCCTGCTGGCCGAACGCCGCCTGGCACGCGGCCTGAAACTGAATTACCCCGAAGCGGTGGCGCTGATCACGGCCGCCATCATGGAAGGCGCGCGCGACGGCAAAAGCGTCGCGCAGCTGATGTCCGAGGGCACGCAAATCCTGACCCGCGACCAGGTAATGGAGGGCATCCCCGAGATGATCCCCGATATCCAGGTCGAAGCGACTTTCCCGGACGGGAGCAAGCTGGTGACCGTCCACAACCCGATACCGTGA
- the sulP gene encoding sulfate permease has translation MLDWLRHYRRAALPGDIGAGVVVAMMLVPQGMAYALVAGLPPVAGLYASILPPLVYALFGSSMTQSVGPMAIVSLMTGAAIAPLSHGAPGLHGVLAAQLALVAGGVLLLCGLLRLGFLANFFSRPVMSGFTVGSSLVIAWGQVKPLLGGPLQHPHLPSTLLGGASLALLLLARSHLAGLLKRTGMKAAAADVLAKLAPMAVVLAATAFVAAYGAHGIHLTGPVPGGLPRLNLATSPEHWRALLQPGLLIGFVVFLMSMSAAQTLAQKRGEKLVSNRELVGLGAANVASMASGGFPVTGSLSRSAVNFAAGAHTPLASVISAVLLAVALTLPTGWLALLPLPTLAATIIVAVLGMLELDTLKTAWRYDRGDALAWLVTCVGVLALGVEAGVIVGVVVSMGTLIWRASRPHIAVLGRIPGTEHFRNVDRYAATRCESVLILRIDANLFFGNVESVNERIEDELRAHPATRHLVLSMLAVSSIDTTALFALAELNASLRARGIGLHLAEVKGPVMDRLRDSTLLDQLNGKLFLSTAMASDHLNAENKEKR, from the coding sequence ATGCTGGATTGGCTCAGACACTATCGCCGCGCGGCGTTGCCCGGGGATATCGGCGCGGGTGTCGTCGTGGCGATGATGCTGGTGCCGCAGGGAATGGCGTACGCATTGGTGGCCGGCCTGCCGCCGGTGGCGGGGCTGTACGCGAGCATCCTGCCGCCGCTTGTCTACGCGCTGTTCGGCAGCAGCATGACGCAGTCGGTGGGACCGATGGCCATCGTGTCGCTGATGACGGGGGCGGCGATCGCGCCGCTGTCGCACGGCGCACCCGGCTTGCACGGCGTGCTGGCGGCGCAGCTGGCGCTGGTGGCGGGCGGCGTGCTGCTGCTGTGCGGCCTGCTGCGGCTGGGCTTCCTGGCTAACTTCTTTTCCCGGCCGGTGATGAGCGGCTTCACGGTCGGGTCATCGCTCGTCATCGCCTGGGGGCAGGTGAAGCCGCTCCTGGGCGGCCCGCTCCAGCATCCGCATCTGCCCAGCACGCTCCTTGGCGGCGCATCCCTGGCCTTGCTGCTGCTGGCGCGCAGCCACCTGGCCGGCTTGCTCAAGCGGACCGGCATGAAAGCCGCCGCGGCGGACGTGCTGGCCAAGCTCGCACCGATGGCGGTGGTGTTGGCCGCCACCGCGTTCGTGGCGGCGTATGGCGCGCATGGCATCCACCTGACAGGGCCGGTGCCCGGCGGCTTGCCGCGACTGAACCTGGCCACGTCCCCGGAGCATTGGCGCGCGCTGCTGCAACCGGGCCTCTTGATCGGCTTCGTGGTTTTCCTGATGAGCATGAGCGCCGCGCAAACGCTGGCGCAGAAGCGCGGCGAAAAGCTCGTGTCGAACCGCGAACTGGTCGGGCTGGGCGCCGCCAATGTCGCCAGCATGGCGTCCGGTGGCTTCCCCGTCACGGGCAGCCTGTCCCGCTCGGCGGTCAATTTCGCCGCCGGCGCCCACACGCCGCTGGCCAGCGTCATTTCGGCGGTGCTGCTGGCCGTGGCGCTGACCCTGCCCACCGGCTGGCTCGCGCTGCTGCCGTTGCCCACGCTGGCGGCCACGATCATCGTCGCCGTGCTCGGCATGCTGGAACTCGACACCCTGAAGACGGCCTGGCGCTACGACCGGGGCGACGCGCTGGCCTGGCTCGTCACCTGCGTTGGCGTGCTGGCGCTGGGCGTGGAGGCGGGCGTGATCGTCGGTGTCGTCGTGTCGATGGGCACGCTGATCTGGCGCGCCAGCCGCCCGCACATCGCGGTGCTGGGCCGCATTCCCGGCACCGAGCATTTCCGCAATGTCGACCGCTATGCCGCCACGCGCTGCGAGTCCGTGCTGATCCTGCGCATCGACGCCAATCTGTTCTTCGGCAACGTGGAATCGGTCAACGAGCGCATCGAGGATGAGTTGCGCGCCCACCCGGCGACGCGCCACCTGGTGCTGTCGATGCTGGCCGTCAGCTCGATCGACACCACGGCGCTGTTCGCGCTGGCCGAACTCAATGCCAGCCTGCGCGCGCGCGGCATCGGCCTGCACCTGGCCGAAGTCAAGGGCCCCGTCATGGACCGCCTGCGCGACAGCACCCTGCTGGACCAGCTGAACGGCAAGCTGTTCCTCAGTACCGCGATGGCCAGCGATCACCTGAACGCCGAGAACAAGGAAAAACGATGA
- a CDS encoding urease accessory protein UreD: MPDCTERLPLPSADATPQHGAWQAKLTLAFTRDSDTTRLTRREHRGPLRVQKPLYPEDPAVCHAIVVHPPGGVVGGDELAIDAVLQPNAWAVLTTPGAGKWYRANGRVSRQRVNLAVAAGGVLEWLPQETIFFDDAHVELEHHVTLAPDANYLGCEILCLGRRASGESFATGRVGQRTSVRRGGRLLWWEQGALTPAAVASPLGLAGHTVSAMLLAVGRPVPSDTVAALRALADGPCWGVTQMKNVLCVRWLGHDSEAARELMLAAWRIVRPAVLGREAIDLRSWRT; this comes from the coding sequence ATGCCCGACTGTACGGAACGCCTGCCCCTCCCGTCCGCCGACGCGACTCCCCAACATGGCGCGTGGCAGGCAAAGCTCACGCTGGCGTTTACCCGCGATAGCGATACCACGCGCCTGACCCGCCGCGAGCACCGTGGCCCGCTGCGCGTGCAAAAGCCGCTGTATCCCGAAGACCCGGCCGTTTGCCATGCGATCGTCGTGCACCCCCCCGGCGGTGTCGTGGGCGGCGATGAACTTGCCATCGATGCCGTGCTTCAACCGAATGCCTGGGCCGTGCTGACCACGCCCGGCGCCGGCAAGTGGTACCGCGCCAACGGTCGTGTGTCGCGCCAGCGCGTCAATCTGGCGGTGGCGGCCGGCGGCGTGCTCGAATGGCTGCCGCAGGAAACCATCTTCTTCGACGACGCCCACGTGGAGCTCGAGCACCACGTGACGCTGGCGCCCGACGCGAACTATCTCGGCTGCGAGATCCTGTGCCTGGGGCGCCGCGCCTCCGGCGAATCGTTCGCGACCGGGCGCGTCGGCCAGCGCACGTCCGTGCGGCGCGGTGGCCGCCTGCTGTGGTGGGAGCAGGGCGCGCTGACGCCCGCGGCCGTCGCCAGTCCGCTGGGCCTGGCCGGGCACACCGTGTCCGCCATGCTGCTGGCCGTTGGCAGGCCGGTCCCGAGCGACACCGTGGCCGCGCTGCGCGCGCTGGCGGACGGCCCGTGCTGGGGCGTGACGCAGATGAAGAACGTGCTGTGCGTGCGCTGGCTGGGCCACGACAGCGAGGCCGCGCGCGAGCTGATGCTGGCAGCCTGGCGCATCGTGCGCCCGGCCGTGCTGGGGCGCGAGGCGATCGACCTGCGCAGCTGGCGCACCTGA
- the ureG gene encoding urease accessory protein UreG: protein MVVQSNPLRVGIGGPVGSGKTALCEMLCKRMRDSVDMAVITNDIYTREDMEILLRAEALPAERLMGVETGGCPHTAIREDASINLEAIARMQADFPDLELILVESGGDNLAATFSPELSDLTIYVIDVAGGEKIPRKGGPGITRSDLLIINKTDLAPHVGANLDIMAADAKRMRGERPFVFTNLRSGEGVDKVIAFIREQGLLGQGAVHAR, encoded by the coding sequence ATGGTGGTTCAATCCAATCCACTGCGCGTGGGCATCGGCGGGCCGGTCGGCTCGGGCAAGACCGCGCTGTGCGAAATGCTGTGCAAGCGCATGCGCGACTCGGTCGACATGGCCGTCATCACGAACGATATCTATACCCGCGAGGACATGGAAATCCTGCTGCGCGCCGAAGCGCTGCCGGCCGAGCGGCTGATGGGAGTCGAGACGGGCGGCTGCCCGCATACGGCGATCCGCGAGGATGCGTCGATCAACCTGGAAGCCATCGCGCGCATGCAGGCCGATTTCCCCGACCTGGAGCTGATCCTGGTCGAATCCGGCGGCGACAACCTGGCCGCCACCTTCAGCCCGGAACTGTCGGACCTGACGATCTACGTGATCGACGTGGCCGGCGGCGAAAAGATCCCGCGCAAGGGCGGGCCCGGCATCACACGCTCGGACCTGCTCATCATCAACAAGACCGACCTGGCACCGCACGTGGGCGCCAACCTGGACATCATGGCGGCCGATGCGAAACGCATGCGCGGCGAGCGGCCGTTCGTGTTCACCAACCTGCGCAGCGGCGAGGGGGTGGACAAGGTCATTGCATTCATCCGCGAACAGGGCCTGCTGGGGCAGGGCGCGGTCCACGCACGATAA
- a CDS encoding urease subunit beta produces MIPGEYKLNDGELPINDGRETVTIVVANVGDRPIQVGSHFHFFEANNALSFERWKAYGKRLNIPAGTAVRFEPGQQRTVELIAVQGDREVYGFAGQVMGKLKDNPDQSE; encoded by the coding sequence ATGATCCCGGGTGAATACAAACTGAACGACGGCGAGCTGCCGATCAACGATGGCCGCGAGACCGTGACCATCGTCGTCGCCAACGTGGGCGACCGCCCGATCCAGGTCGGCTCGCATTTTCACTTCTTCGAGGCGAACAACGCGCTGTCGTTCGAACGCTGGAAGGCCTACGGCAAGCGGCTCAACATCCCGGCCGGCACGGCCGTGCGCTTCGAGCCGGGCCAGCAACGCACCGTGGAACTGATCGCGGTGCAGGGCGACCGCGAAGTCTATGGCTTTGCCGGCCAGGTCATGGGCAAGCTGAAGGACAACCCCGATCAGTCGGAATAA
- a CDS encoding HupE/UreJ family protein, with protein MKKLFATAVLLAASVPALAHPGHAELGFAEGVLHPLTGIDHLLALLAAGIWSVRQQRAEGLNLRARRQSLALPAVFLAMMGAGAAAGMAGLHIPGLESGIALTVMLTGALVAAAVKLPAWTGAALLGSFAVLHGNAHGLELPHAASAAGYLGMSALLLGAGRAIGTLPLARLAGGAIAAAGLGMLALA; from the coding sequence ATGAAAAAACTGTTCGCCACCGCCGTCCTGCTGGCCGCCAGCGTGCCCGCGCTGGCCCACCCGGGCCATGCCGAATTGGGGTTTGCCGAGGGCGTGCTGCACCCGCTCACCGGCATCGACCACCTGCTGGCGCTGCTCGCAGCCGGCATCTGGAGCGTGCGCCAGCAGCGTGCCGAAGGCCTGAACTTGCGCGCCCGGCGGCAATCGCTGGCGCTGCCGGCCGTCTTCCTGGCGATGATGGGAGCCGGCGCCGCGGCCGGCATGGCGGGGCTGCACATTCCCGGGCTGGAAAGCGGCATCGCGTTGACCGTGATGCTGACGGGGGCGCTGGTCGCCGCCGCCGTCAAGCTGCCGGCCTGGACCGGTGCCGCACTGCTGGGCAGCTTCGCCGTCCTGCACGGCAACGCCCACGGCCTGGAATTGCCGCACGCGGCCAGCGCCGCCGGCTACCTCGGCATGAGCGCGCTGCTGCTGGGCGCCGGCCGGGCAATCGGCACCCTGCCGCTGGCCCGCCTCGCCGGCGGCGCCATCGCCGCCGCGGGCCTGGGCATGCTGGCGCTGGCCTGA
- a CDS encoding DUF885 family protein: MKKTSAALAACLLFAAAAHAAPTGSAPADADLRLRAIYETEWQWRQQQRLENEEDDTSGIRASLPKVDAATQQARRARWENVLKQLDGIAVDELSQAERVNYAVYRAQVAALVANIAFREYEKPLNADSSFWFNMTYEASKPFRTKADYENYVAQLNDVPRYFNEEVANMRTGLARGFTPPKVTLAGRDATITAVVDARPEATPFYAPFKTMPAAIPAGEQARLRAAALRAIRDRVTPAHAELRKFMRDEYVPRATDNLAAESLPDGKAYYQSKIAEYTTTDLKAEEIHRIGLAEMARIRAEMAQVMKEVKFDGDLSAFLAFLRTDSRFYAKTPEELLMRAAWIAKKFDGKAERYFGRLPRSRFAIIPVPPDQAPHYTSGRGGPGVYLVNTYDLPSRALYSLPALTLHESAPGHAFQMPVALEQGGRPAFRNAYISAFGEGWALYSERLGTEMGIYETPYEVFGMLSYQAWRASRLVVDTGIHARGWTREQAQRYLMDNTALSRHEVETEVDRYISWPGQALSYYLGQMAIIEARRSAEAALGEQFDIRAFHDTVLELGSVPLPVLKARIERFIREGGRGPY, from the coding sequence ATGAAGAAGACCAGCGCGGCCCTTGCCGCGTGCCTGCTGTTCGCCGCCGCCGCCCACGCGGCGCCAACGGGCAGCGCGCCCGCCGATGCCGACCTGCGCCTGCGCGCGATCTACGAGACCGAGTGGCAATGGCGCCAGCAGCAGCGTCTGGAGAACGAGGAAGACGACACGAGCGGCATCCGCGCCAGCCTGCCGAAGGTGGACGCGGCCACGCAGCAGGCCCGCCGCGCCCGCTGGGAAAATGTGTTGAAGCAGCTCGACGGTATCGCCGTGGACGAGCTGTCCCAGGCCGAGCGTGTCAATTATGCCGTGTACCGCGCCCAGGTGGCGGCGCTGGTGGCGAACATCGCTTTTCGCGAATACGAAAAGCCGCTGAACGCCGATTCCTCGTTCTGGTTCAACATGACTTACGAAGCGAGCAAGCCGTTCCGCACGAAGGCCGACTACGAGAACTACGTGGCCCAGCTGAACGACGTGCCGCGCTACTTCAACGAGGAGGTCGCCAATATGCGCACGGGCCTGGCGCGCGGCTTCACGCCGCCGAAGGTCACGCTGGCCGGGCGCGACGCCACGATCACGGCCGTGGTCGACGCCAGGCCCGAGGCCACGCCGTTCTATGCGCCGTTCAAGACGATGCCGGCAGCGATTCCGGCCGGCGAGCAGGCCAGGCTGCGCGCCGCCGCCCTGCGGGCCATCCGCGACCGCGTGACCCCGGCCCACGCCGAACTGCGCAAGTTCATGCGCGACGAGTATGTGCCGCGCGCCACGGACAACCTCGCCGCCGAAAGCCTCCCGGACGGGAAGGCGTATTACCAGTCGAAGATCGCCGAGTACACGACGACCGATCTCAAGGCCGAGGAAATCCACCGCATCGGCCTTGCCGAGATGGCCAGGATCCGCGCCGAGATGGCCCAGGTGATGAAGGAGGTGAAGTTCGACGGCGACCTGTCGGCTTTCCTGGCATTCCTGCGCACCGACTCGCGCTTCTATGCGAAGACACCGGAAGAACTGTTGATGCGCGCCGCCTGGATCGCCAAGAAATTCGATGGCAAGGCCGAGCGGTATTTCGGCCGCCTGCCGCGTAGCCGCTTCGCCATCATTCCCGTGCCGCCGGACCAGGCGCCGCACTATACGTCCGGCCGCGGCGGCCCCGGTGTCTACCTCGTCAACACCTACGATCTGCCATCGCGCGCGCTGTACAGCCTTCCCGCGCTGACCTTGCACGAATCGGCCCCCGGCCACGCGTTCCAGATGCCGGTGGCGCTGGAGCAGGGCGGCCGCCCGGCCTTCCGCAACGCCTATATCTCGGCCTTTGGCGAAGGGTGGGCGCTGTACTCGGAGCGGCTCGGCACGGAGATGGGCATCTACGAGACGCCCTACGAAGTGTTCGGCATGCTCAGTTACCAGGCGTGGCGCGCGTCCCGCCTCGTCGTCGATACGGGCATCCACGCCAGGGGCTGGACGCGCGAGCAGGCGCAGCGCTACCTGATGGACAACACCGCGCTGTCCCGGCACGAGGTGGAAACGGAAGTGGACCGCTACATTTCCTGGCCGGGGCAGGCGCTGTCGTATTACCTGGGGCAGATGGCGATCATCGAGGCGCGCAGATCGGCCGAGGCGGCGCTGGGCGAGCAGTTCGACATCCGCGCCTTCCACGACACGGTGCTGGAGCTCGGCTCGGTGCCGCTGCCGGTGCTGAAGGCGCGGATCGAGCGGTTCATCCGCGAAGGGGGCAGGGGACCGTACTGA
- the ureE gene encoding urease accessory protein UreE, with protein sequence MLTLHTKLTNAERIDASLVLPYELREKCRLRATLDTGEEVAIFTVRGTVLRGGDLLTGEDGRVVKVVAAPEATYRVTAPDAQALLRCAFHLGNRHTQAQVEAGYLRIRADAVLREMLYGLGATVIAEQAPFEPESGAYSAGFGGGHHHHDHGAGPLAPIPLRQKIHRPGDPKEGAS encoded by the coding sequence ATGCTCACTCTTCACACCAAATTGACGAACGCCGAGCGTATCGACGCCTCGCTCGTGCTGCCCTATGAACTGCGTGAAAAATGCCGGCTGCGCGCCACCCTCGACACGGGCGAGGAGGTGGCGATCTTCACCGTGCGCGGCACCGTGCTGCGCGGCGGCGACCTGTTGACGGGCGAGGATGGCCGCGTGGTGAAGGTGGTAGCGGCACCGGAGGCGACCTACCGCGTGACCGCGCCGGACGCCCAGGCGCTGCTGCGCTGCGCCTTCCACCTGGGGAACCGCCACACGCAGGCGCAGGTGGAAGCGGGCTACCTGCGCATCCGCGCCGATGCCGTGCTGCGCGAGATGCTGTACGGCCTGGGCGCCACGGTGATCGCGGAGCAGGCGCCGTTCGAACCCGAATCCGGTGCTTATTCAGCTGGATTCGGCGGCGGCCACCATCACCACGACCACGGTGCCGGTCCTCTGGCGCCGATCCCGCTGCGGCAGAAGATCCACCGGCCGGGCGATCCGAAGGAGGGCGCGTCATGA